One region of Culex pipiens pallens isolate TS chromosome 2, TS_CPP_V2, whole genome shotgun sequence genomic DNA includes:
- the LOC120428306 gene encoding protein D3-like: MSIIGRLQSCSTLVTRSLLPQVSIRLFASGVAKAMEKHQVVPDVIPVAPAELAKVSYASGVSVNEGNELTPTQVKEMPKVEWNADGSALYTLCMTDPDAPSRKEPTYREWHHWLVGNIPGADVAKGETLSEYVGSGPPEGTGLHRYVFLVYKQNGKLSFDEPRLTNRSGDNRGGFSIAKFAEKYKLGNPVAGNFYQAQWDDYVPILYKQLGA; the protein is encoded by the coding sequence ATGTCAATAATTGGCCGGCTGCAATCGTGCTCGACGCTCGTCACCCGCTCGCTGCTCCCGCAAGTTTCGATCCGTTTGTTTGCTTCCGGCGTTGCCAAGGCCATGGAAAAGCACCAGGTTGTTCCGGACGTGATTCCGGTGGCCCCGGCCGAGCTGGCCAAGGTGAGTTACGCAAGCGGTGTCTCGGTCAACGAGGGCAACGAGTTGACTCCGACTCAGGTTAAGGAAATGCCGAAGGTAGAGTGGAACGCGGACGGTTCCGCGCTGTACACGCTGTGTATGACCGATCCGGACGCGCCCAGCCGGAAGGAACCGACGTACCGCGAGTGGCACCACTGGCTGGTGGGAAACATTCCGGGGGCGGACGTCGCGAAGGGAGAGACGCTTTCGGAGTATGTTGGATCTGGCCCGCCGGAGGGAACCGGACTGCACCGTTACGTGTTTCTGGTGTACAAGCAGAACGGCAAGCTGAGTTTCGACGAGCCACGGCTGACGAATCGTAGTGGAGATAACCGGGGTGGATTCTCCATTGCCAAGTTTGCCGAAAAGTACAAGCTGGGAAATCCCGTCGCGGGTAACTTTTACCAGGCCCAGTGGGACGATTATGTCCCCATCCTGTACAAGCAGCTGGGAGCGTAG
- the LOC120428392 gene encoding actin-related protein 2/3 complex subunit 1A-B: MSERHTFGGQLNPITCHAWNKDRSQIAISPNNNEVHIYKREGSEWKLRDVLNQHDLRVMGIDWAPNTNRIVTCAVDRNAYVWTQGDDGKWKPTLVLLRINRAATCVRWSPLENKFAVGSGARLISVCYFESENDWWVSKHIKKPIRSTVTSLDWHPNNMLLVAGSTDYKVRVFSAFIKDIEQHPEPTPWGPKKPLGQMLAEFKNSTSGGGWVHNVSFSADGNRICWVGHDSGINIAEANSGNVAIKIRTEYLPFLCCEWISPQSILVAGHSCVPLIYTLDGGKIVLAAKLDQSTKKEQGGISAMRIFQSLDRNSRTENSDTNLESIHQNAITSVCIYAGNKGSAQRISSSGLDGQLVIWDLNTLTRSMQGLRI; encoded by the exons ATGAGCGAGCGGCACACTTTTGGGGGTCAGCTGAACCCGATCACCTGCCATGCCTGGAACAAGGACCGTTCGC AGATTGCCATTTCGCCGAACAACAACGAGGTGCACATCTACAAGCGCGAGGGTTCCGAGTGGAAGCTGCGGGACGTGCTGAACCAGCATGACCTGCGCGTGATGGGCATCGACTGGGCGCCGAACACGAACCGGATCGTGACCTGTGCCGTGGATCGGAACGCTTACGTttggacccagggagacgatggCAAGTGGAAGCCGACGTTGGTGCTGTTGAGAATCAATCGTGCTGCGACGTGCGTCCGCTGGTCTCCGTTGGAGAACAAGTTTGCGGTTGGTTCCGGGGCGCGGTTGATTTCCGTGTGTTACTTCGAGTCGGAGAACGATTGGTGGGTGTCGAAGCACATCAAGAAGCCGATCCGTTCGACGGTGACTTCGCTGGATTGGCATCCGAACAATATGCTGCTGGTCGCTGGTTCGACCGATTACAAGGTGCGGGTGTTTTCGGCCTTCATCAAGGACATCGAGCAGCACCCGGAACCAACGCCGTGGGGACCGAAGAAACCGCTCGGGCAGATGTTGGCTGAGTTCAAGAACTCTACCAGCGGTGGCGGCTGGGTTCACAACGTGAGCTTCTCGGCGGACGGAAATCGCATCTGCTGGGTTGGCCACGACAGTGGAATCAACATTGCGGAGGCCAACAGCGGAAACGTGGCGATTAAGATTCGGACGGAGTATCTGCCGTTCCTGTGCTGCGAGTGGATCTCCCCGCAGTCGATTCTGGTGGCTGGCCACAGCTGCGTGCCACTGATCTACACGCTGGACGGAGGCAAGATTGTGCTCGCGGCTAAGCTGGATCAATCCACCAAGAAGGAGCAGGGTGGCATCTCGGCGATGCGCATTTTCCAATCGCTGGACCGCAATTCCCGTACCGAGAACTCGGACACCAACCTGGAGTCGATCCACCAGAACGCCATTACGAGCGTGTGCATTTACGCCGGCAACAAAGGCAGCGCCCAGCGCATCAGCTCGTCCGGACTGGACGGCCAGCTGGTCATCTGGGACCTTAACACGCTGACCCGGTCGATGCAGGGACTGCGCATTTAA